From Halotia branconii CENA392, the proteins below share one genomic window:
- a CDS encoding PP2C family protein-serine/threonine phosphatase codes for MSQLPSQPTDSNSSATTDVTPVVALKELVARLHREQNKIQDLLSSLGFALRSFNNLNQFLELIPLMATRVTDADGSALFLYKPNGQVRLEQLHWQDSRQRKNIRKALETASSQIILPHSTAPLATATGILDDQMHQYLGPDVQVFGTAILVKHTERGWLYVLSRDPEYSWTDTRQKLVRLVADQTAVAIENDELAVELRKKERLDQELEIGAEIQRRLLPRQCPIIPGAVLAARCKPANRVGGDYYDFIPTNHNQIQLSNRIAQKVGRWGLVIGDVMGKGVPAGLIMTMMRGMLKGEVLHGNSPAGILQNLNRVMYADLENSHRFVTLFYSEYNPQTRILSYSNAAHNPPLWWHAATKTITRLDTLGMLIGLDANSQYENAQAQLEPGDTIIYYTDGLTDAAAASGDRFDEENFVTAFSVACSYYNGPQEIVDYLFDQVQQFIGNGQQNTDDMTLVVLQIQ; via the coding sequence GTGTCTCAACTGCCCTCTCAACCCACTGATAGTAATAGTAGTGCCACGACAGATGTCACCCCAGTCGTGGCACTTAAAGAACTTGTGGCGCGGTTGCACCGAGAACAAAATAAAATTCAAGATTTGCTCAGTTCTCTAGGATTTGCCCTCAGAAGTTTTAATAACTTGAATCAGTTTTTAGAGCTGATTCCATTGATGGCAACAAGAGTTACAGATGCAGACGGCAGTGCTTTGTTTCTTTACAAACCTAACGGTCAAGTCAGACTAGAACAGTTACACTGGCAGGACAGTCGCCAGCGAAAGAACATCCGTAAAGCTTTAGAAACAGCTAGTAGTCAAATCATCCTCCCGCACAGTACTGCCCCTTTAGCAACTGCTACAGGGATTTTGGATGACCAAATGCATCAGTATTTGGGACCAGACGTACAAGTATTTGGTACAGCAATTCTGGTCAAACATACGGAGCGAGGGTGGCTTTACGTCTTGAGCCGCGATCCAGAATATAGTTGGACAGATACCAGACAAAAGTTAGTTCGGTTAGTTGCAGATCAAACGGCGGTAGCAATTGAAAACGATGAATTAGCAGTAGAACTCAGAAAGAAAGAACGCTTAGATCAAGAACTAGAAATTGGCGCAGAAATTCAACGGCGACTTTTACCCCGTCAATGTCCCATTATTCCTGGTGCAGTTCTGGCTGCAAGGTGTAAACCTGCAAATCGCGTTGGTGGAGACTACTACGATTTTATTCCTACTAATCACAATCAAATTCAACTTAGCAACAGAATTGCTCAAAAAGTTGGCCGTTGGGGTTTGGTAATTGGGGATGTTATGGGTAAGGGTGTCCCCGCAGGTTTAATTATGACAATGATGCGAGGAATGCTGAAAGGAGAGGTGTTGCATGGTAATTCTCCCGCTGGAATTTTGCAAAACTTGAATCGAGTTATGTATGCGGATTTGGAAAATTCCCACCGTTTTGTCACGTTGTTTTATTCAGAATATAATCCCCAGACACGGATTTTATCCTATAGTAATGCAGCCCATAATCCTCCCTTGTGGTGGCACGCAGCCACAAAAACTATCACCCGGTTGGATACCCTAGGAATGTTGATTGGTTTAGATGCTAATAGCCAATATGAAAATGCCCAGGCACAGTTAGAACCTGGGGATACAATAATTTATTATACAGATGGTCTCACTGATGCGGCTGCGGCTAGTGGCGATCGCTTTGATGAAGAAAACTTCGTTACCGCCTTCAGTGTAGCTTGCAGCTACTACAACGGGCCACAAGAAATTGTAGATTATCTATTTGACCAAGTTCAACAATTCATCGGTAATGGTCAGCAAAATACTGATGATATGACGCTAGTTGTTCTACAAATTCAATAG